The DNA region GTCTGTACAAGAGTGGGTAGAGACGCGATTCATCGCGTCTATGGGGAGACAATGACAATGACCAATGACAAATGACAAATTAGTAATGATTGCCAATTTTGCGGTGATGAGCAGCAGTAAGTGCATGTAAATTAGCAACTCTTCCAGTTTGGACTGTGCTATAAATTACCCAATGATCTCCACAATCCATGCGGCTAGTAATTTCACATTCCATGTAAGCTAAAGCTTCAGCTAAAACGGGCGATTCATTTTTTGCTGGATATGTTTTCACTCCAGCAAAGCGGTCTGCACCAGGAGGAAAACGTTTCAGAAAATGTTTCATTAATCCTTGATATTTGCCTTCTTCTAAAACGTTTAAAACAAAGCGATCGCCAACGTGCATCAAGGATTCAATTGCCCGATCTTTGGATACTGCGATCGCTACTCCTAAAGGCTCAAGACTCGCTTGTGTCACCCAAGAAGCCAACATTGCACTCTGAATTTCTCCTTTTTTGGCGGTGATAATATACAATCCTGTACTAATCCGCCCTAAAGCTTTTTCTAGCTCCGTATTGATAGATTTGATTTGTTTTATGGTGCGATCGCGGGTCAACCATTGACCCATATCTGTCCCCGCTTCATCACAAAGCTGTTCCGTTGCTTGGGTAGGAATTTCCTTAATTAAGATAGGAGTAAAAGCTTCAGTTAATCCCAGTTCTTGAAACTTATTACGTAAAGGATAAACAGGTTCATCATCTCCTCCTCCCGACTCTAATAAACCAATTGCCTGCTTCTTGTGAACAGCAGCTAAAATTGTACTTAAAGCAGCTTGAATCATCACCGAAGATTGCGGTGGCATTGCAATTACTAAACCAGAAGCTTGTGCAACTAATTCTCGAACTTCTTGAGGCTCCGCACTATTAAGGTCTACTAATTCTACTGCTACGCCTGTTCTTGCACATCCATGCGCTATTGTACGGACTAAATGTTCACTATGCCCGTAATCTTCAACATAAAATAGAGCCACTAATGTCTCTGTTTTTGCTTGTTCTAAACTCCAGTTTTGATAGCGTCCAAGCCATTCGGAGATATAGTGTTGTAATAAAGGGCCATGTCCTGTGGCAACTGTTTTTATATCTAACTTTTCAATCCGCTTTAAAGCTGCCAAGACAGACCGGGCATTTGGCCCCATGAGACAATCATAGTAATAGTGAAAATCTTCCTCTATGGAAGTAATATTTTCATCATAGGTGTGGTCATCACAGTAGTGCATCCCAAACACATCGCAAGTGTAAAGAGTGCAAGTTTTGTGATCATAAGTCAAGATTGTGTCAGGCCAGTGTAAATTAGGTGCAGAGATAAATTCTAATTCGTGTCCGTTGCCTAAATCTAATCGCTCTCCACTTTTTACCTGAATAGATTTAAAAGGCTGGTGAACCATATTTTCTAAAAATTGAATAGCCACCTTTGCACCGACAACAGTAATGGAGGGAGCTAATTGCAAAATATCTTTCACTAAGCCACTGTGGTCTGGTTCCGTGTGGCTGATAATTAAGTAATCTATTTTAGCCGGATCAATTAATCCCGCCACTACCTCAAGATATAGATCCTCAAATTTGCGGTGAGATGTGTCAACTAAAGCAACT from Nostoc commune NIES-4072 includes:
- a CDS encoding diflavin flavoprotein, which encodes MVALTQLAQVISNPGRLTIETVEIAPQTTAIRCLDWDRERFDIEFGLRNGTTYNSFLIQGEKVALVDTSHRKFEDLYLEVVAGLIDPAKIDYLIISHTEPDHSGLVKDILQLAPSITVVGAKVAIQFLENMVHQPFKSIQVKSGERLDLGNGHELEFISAPNLHWPDTILTYDHKTCTLYTCDVFGMHYCDDHTYDENITSIEEDFHYYYDCLMGPNARSVLAALKRIEKLDIKTVATGHGPLLQHYISEWLGRYQNWSLEQAKTETLVALFYVEDYGHSEHLVRTIAHGCARTGVAVELVDLNSAEPQEVRELVAQASGLVIAMPPQSSVMIQAALSTILAAVHKKQAIGLLESGGGDDEPVYPLRNKFQELGLTEAFTPILIKEIPTQATEQLCDEAGTDMGQWLTRDRTIKQIKSINTELEKALGRISTGLYIITAKKGEIQSAMLASWVTQASLEPLGVAIAVSKDRAIESLMHVGDRFVLNVLEEGKYQGLMKHFLKRFPPGADRFAGVKTYPAKNESPVLAEALAYMECEITSRMDCGDHWVIYSTVQTGRVANLHALTAAHHRKIGNHY